GATCGACAAGGGCTATGGCCTGAAGCGCCTGAGTGCCGAGAGCGGTGTCCCGCTCGACGGGATGCTGTTCATTGGGGATGCGATATTCCCCGGTGGGAATGACTATCCCGCTGCTGAAATCGGCCTCGACACAGTGAGGGTGCGCGACGTCGCGGAAACCACCGCCGTCGTGACCGCCATCATCGCGTGTCTGCACCGATAGGATCAAGATACATGGTCGGCTCCATCGCGGAATGCCGCATTGTCAAAGCTCTGGCTTCTGTCGCTTAGGGCAGCGCTTCCTAAAACGAAAAGAAGGCAATGTGCGCGTCTCCGCGAACAAAGCCTCCAGCGATCAATCTAAGAGATTCCGCCGCGCTTCTCAATCGTAGGGGGCGTTTGCGGGAGGGGGCGGAATCCTACGCTAAGGATTTGGGCCAGCGATATTCCCCGGTTGGATTGATGTGTTCCCATCCCAACGGCGAGACGTGGGCGAGTAGATCAGGCGCGATATGGGTACCGCTGGCGGCCCGGGTATTGACGACCTCGCCGAGCTTCATGGTGTTCCAGAATATGA
The nucleotide sequence above comes from Sphingomonas sp. IW22. Encoded proteins:
- a CDS encoding Tn3 family transposase; the encoded protein is IFWNTMKLGEVVNTRAASGTHIAPDLLAHVSPLGWEHINPTGEYRWPKSLA